A stretch of the Aminipila terrae genome encodes the following:
- a CDS encoding alginate lyase family protein, whose translation MKKLIWILNRLKAMNHKEIAWRIQQKLLQKKEGKFYKNNNIAVTNIPLSAELNKLKIDTSRLYINASNQDFSLNKQLSIFDVYSYEEYKNDWNAGFQTDNKWPLTFSYNLDCKQRIDIGDVRTNWELNRHFQFAMLAKNYYASGEQKFLDELCDLFWHWNQNSPFLHGVSWTSPMEVAIRINSWIYTYAFLKMADETKKYTNCIPNSIYDELRLGILNMTDYVANHYSRFSSANNHLIVEAYAIGLSGIVFDYDKWKDVSIDILLHEITEQNYGDGINKELSLHYQTFVMEAYGLMYRMMQLNKITIPDIWQTMLIRMSQYVSNCIGTYGEVIEFGDNDESKILDLSGKGINHYQYVLDLMSCILDTRFTDLTGVSENIKWLFTREQLNECRKKRLYKNQDSICYLEGGNTILRSEDGRVVIGIDHAALGYGSLAAHGHADALSFQMFICGIPVFVDSGTYNYHIMPDDRDSFRRTINHNTVAIDSKDQSEMLGAFLWGRKANVTLNSFELSDSKDLICASHDGYSPMIHNRCFKFNRKDELIIEDEIVNVKKPITATITYLLGPKFDIRLKNNYKVIANNGKLEITISFAGEHKFSIEEYSGWYSPNYLKKQEICGIKINIDISVDSFFITNISVDEKS comes from the coding sequence TTGAAGAAATTAATTTGGATTTTAAATCGATTAAAGGCAATGAATCATAAGGAAATCGCATGGCGTATTCAACAGAAATTACTTCAAAAAAAGGAAGGGAAGTTTTATAAGAATAATAATATTGCTGTGACAAATATTCCTTTATCTGCAGAATTGAATAAACTTAAAATAGATACAAGCCGTCTTTATATTAATGCTTCAAATCAGGATTTTTCATTAAATAAACAATTAAGTATTTTTGATGTTTATTCGTATGAGGAGTATAAAAATGACTGGAATGCAGGGTTTCAGACAGATAATAAATGGCCATTAACGTTTTCTTACAATTTAGATTGTAAACAAAGAATTGATATTGGTGATGTTCGCACAAATTGGGAATTGAATAGACATTTCCAGTTTGCAATGCTTGCTAAGAATTATTATGCTTCAGGAGAACAAAAATTTTTGGATGAACTATGCGATTTGTTTTGGCACTGGAATCAGAATAGCCCTTTTTTGCATGGTGTTTCTTGGACATCCCCGATGGAAGTTGCTATTCGTATTAATTCGTGGATATATACTTACGCATTTTTAAAGATGGCAGATGAAACAAAGAAATATACCAACTGTATACCGAACAGTATATATGATGAACTTCGATTAGGAATTTTAAACATGACTGATTACGTTGCTAATCATTATTCAAGATTTTCTAGTGCCAATAATCATCTAATTGTTGAAGCCTATGCTATAGGCTTATCTGGCATTGTTTTTGATTATGATAAATGGAAAGATGTGTCCATTGATATTTTATTACACGAGATTACAGAACAGAATTATGGTGATGGAATAAACAAGGAATTGTCTTTACATTATCAGACATTTGTAATGGAAGCATATGGACTAATGTATAGAATGATGCAACTAAATAAAATTACAATTCCAGATATTTGGCAAACCATGCTTATCAGAATGAGTCAGTATGTATCTAATTGCATAGGAACGTACGGAGAGGTCATTGAATTTGGAGATAATGATGAAAGTAAAATATTAGATCTGTCTGGGAAAGGTATTAACCATTATCAGTATGTTTTGGATTTAATGAGTTGCATTCTTGATACCAGATTTACTGATTTGACAGGAGTAAGTGAAAATATCAAATGGTTGTTTACGAGAGAACAGCTTAATGAATGCAGGAAAAAAAGGCTGTATAAAAATCAAGATAGTATTTGTTATCTAGAAGGTGGGAATACAATACTAAGAAGTGAAGATGGAAGAGTGGTAATTGGAATTGATCATGCAGCGCTTGGATATGGTAGTTTGGCCGCTCATGGTCATGCTGATGCATTGAGTTTTCAAATGTTTATATGTGGAATTCCAGTTTTTGTGGATTCGGGAACATATAACTATCATATTATGCCAGACGATAGAGATTCTTTTAGAAGGACAATTAATCACAATACTGTGGCTATTGATAGCAAAGACCAATCGGAAATGTTAGGAGCTTTTTTATGGGGAAGAAAGGCAAACGTAACGTTGAATAGCTTTGAGCTGTCAGATTCTAAAGATTTAATTTGTGCATCACATGATGGATATTCACCAATGATTCATAATAGATGCTTTAAATTTAATAGAAAGGATGAGTTGATAATAGAAGATGAAATTGTAAATGTTAAAAAACCTATTACTGCAACCATTACTTATCTTCTTGGCCCAAAATTTGATATTAGGTTAAAAAATAATTATAAAGTCATCGCCAATAATGGAAAATTGGAAATTACTATTTCTTTTGCAGGGGAGCATAAATTTTCTATTGAAGAGTATAGTGGTTGGTATTCGCCAAATTATCTAAAAAAGCAAGAAATATGTGGCATAAAAATAAATATAGATATAAGCGTAGATAGTTTTTTTATAACAAATATAAGCGTTGATGAGAAGAGTTGA
- a CDS encoding serine O-acetyltransferase: MMIKGLIRVLFAAVIPYQCKIGQGTLIGYQGLGVVIHKKCVLGSNCHISQNVTLGGKSGKQEVPVIGDNVTIGTGAVIIGSIHIGNNVIIGANAVVLADIPDNAVVVGVPSKIIKYIER, translated from the coding sequence ATGATGATCAAAGGATTAATCAGAGTATTATTTGCAGCAGTCATCCCTTATCAATGCAAAATTGGTCAGGGAACTTTAATAGGATATCAGGGATTAGGGGTGGTTATACACAAAAAATGTGTTTTAGGGAGTAATTGCCATATATCACAAAACGTTACACTTGGCGGTAAAAGTGGTAAACAAGAAGTTCCGGTAATAGGAGATAATGTAACAATAGGAACTGGTGCAGTTATAATTGGGTCAATCCATATTGGAAATAATGTGATTATCGGAGCAAATGCAGTAGTTTTAGCTGACATTCCCGATAATGCTGTGGTAGTTGGTGTACCGTCAAAAATTATTAAGTACATTGAAAGATAA
- a CDS encoding nucleotide sugar dehydrogenase, producing the protein MINVIGLGYIGLPTALMMAAHGVEVIGTDYNKELVNTLNAGKTTFKEEGMDRLFDQAVDGGIKFSTEYQVTDIYIISVPTPYDEFSKKVDTKYVKAAVKSVMEVCTKGAIVVIESTIAPGTIDKHVRPIVEANGFTIGEDLNLVHAPERIIPGNMVYELLNNNRTIGADDIVIGEKIKELYGSFCQGEIVVTDIRTAEMTKVVENTFRDINIAYANELAKICRSDDMDVYEIIKIANMHPRVNILTPGPGVGGHCISVDPWFLVGDYPGLANIVLAARKINDSMPEFVLERMHEIMKDTGMTDVSRVGLYGLAYKENVDDMRESPTLQILNSMDKHLSGNLVKVYDPYIKKDVVPNQLHDLDDFLNSIDFVVLLVGHNEIKESMYKLKGKVVLDTRHICELEGTYGL; encoded by the coding sequence GTGATTAACGTAATAGGACTTGGATACATAGGGTTGCCTACAGCACTTATGATGGCAGCTCATGGAGTTGAAGTTATTGGAACTGATTATAACAAAGAACTAGTAAATACATTAAATGCAGGAAAAACTACATTTAAAGAGGAAGGAATGGACAGATTATTTGATCAAGCTGTTGATGGTGGCATTAAATTTTCAACGGAATATCAGGTTACTGATATCTATATTATTTCTGTACCAACTCCATACGATGAATTTAGTAAAAAAGTAGATACAAAATATGTGAAAGCTGCTGTTAAGAGTGTTATGGAAGTTTGTACTAAAGGGGCTATAGTGGTTATTGAATCAACAATCGCCCCAGGAACAATTGACAAGCATGTAAGGCCAATTGTAGAAGCAAACGGGTTTACGATTGGCGAAGATTTAAATCTTGTACATGCACCTGAGAGAATCATTCCAGGAAACATGGTATATGAGTTGTTAAATAATAATAGAACTATTGGTGCGGATGATATTGTAATTGGTGAAAAGATTAAAGAATTATATGGGTCTTTTTGCCAAGGTGAGATTGTTGTTACAGATATTCGCACAGCTGAGATGACAAAGGTGGTAGAAAATACATTCCGTGATATTAACATTGCATATGCTAATGAGCTTGCTAAAATTTGTCGTTCTGATGATATGGATGTGTATGAAATAATTAAAATCGCTAATATGCATCCTAGAGTAAATATTCTTACCCCTGGACCTGGAGTTGGAGGTCATTGTATTTCTGTTGATCCATGGTTCCTTGTAGGAGATTATCCAGGGCTTGCTAATATTGTTCTTGCAGCAAGAAAGATTAATGATTCAATGCCAGAATTCGTTCTTGAGCGTATGCATGAAATAATGAAAGATACAGGTATGACGGATGTGAGTCGCGTAGGACTTTATGGCTTAGCTTATAAAGAGAATGTTGATGATATGCGTGAAAGCCCAACGTTGCAAATTCTTAATAGTATGGATAAACATTTAAGTGGAAATCTTGTAAAAGTTTATGACCCATACATTAAGAAGGATGTAGTACCGAACCAGTTACATGACTTAGATGATTTCCTTAATTCTATAGATTTTGTAGTGTTACTTGTTGGTCACAATGAGATTAAAGAGAGCATGTATAAGTTGAAGGGCAAGGTAGTTCTAGATACTCGTCATATTTGTGAATTAGAAGGAACGTATGGACTATAA
- a CDS encoding WecB/TagA/CpsF family glycosyltransferase: MNNAKRFKIFNTYVDALSLDETIQAVERIISERKPTQHVVINASKVNIMQKDKKLTDIINSCSLINADGASIVWASKVLGIPLKERVTGIDLFMSLIELANEKKYKIYLFGAKEEVIIRVKEIFETKYPNLNITGYRNGYFAESDEPAIVENMAESRADMMFVAFSSPKKEYWVNKYINQLNIPFVMGVGGSFDVVAGVTERAPIWMQQHSLEWFYRLIQEPRRMWRRYIIGNAKFVLLTYKTKFKMAKTH; encoded by the coding sequence ATGAATAATGCAAAACGTTTTAAAATTTTTAATACATATGTAGATGCCTTAAGCCTTGATGAGACAATACAGGCAGTTGAACGTATCATTTCAGAAAGGAAACCGACGCAGCATGTGGTAATTAATGCATCTAAAGTAAATATAATGCAAAAAGACAAAAAATTAACAGATATTATAAATTCATGTTCTTTAATTAATGCAGATGGAGCTTCTATTGTGTGGGCATCAAAGGTGCTTGGTATTCCATTGAAAGAAAGAGTGACGGGAATTGATTTGTTTATGAGTTTAATTGAATTAGCGAATGAAAAAAAATATAAGATTTATCTTTTTGGTGCTAAAGAAGAAGTTATAATTAGGGTCAAAGAAATTTTTGAAACAAAATATCCTAATTTGAACATTACAGGATATAGGAATGGATATTTCGCGGAATCGGATGAACCAGCGATTGTGGAAAATATGGCAGAGTCAAGGGCAGATATGATGTTTGTAGCTTTTTCATCTCCTAAGAAGGAGTACTGGGTAAATAAATACATAAATCAATTAAACATCCCATTTGTTATGGGTGTAGGAGGTAGTTTTGATGTTGTTGCTGGTGTAACTGAGAGAGCTCCTATTTGGATGCAGCAACATAGCTTAGAATGGTTTTATCGTTTAATACAGGAACCTCGTCGTATGTGGAGAAGATATATTATTGGAAATGCAAAATTTGTATTATTAACATATAAAACAAAATTTAAAATGGCAAAAACACATTAA
- a CDS encoding sugar transferase gives MYIKAKSNWFKYARFIMVDILNLEIAFTCAYLLRFGYSHPSTESVYEGLALTLPAIHIFIVFFTEEYTTVLKRGYLKEFKAVLKYHFLLIAIMLFYMFITKQSDDYSRIMIVIFLELSCVFVYLGRILVKQYLLKTNVHNKNSCFMLVLTNQCLLNSTIEHLQTLKYKGYVIRGIAILDADMIDQEVQGIGIVANNENVLDYIRTNTVDEVFINVSQNEKIDQLTNAITQMGTTLHINIAWVSKELPNRMVQEIGDFTVITSSIKVATPRQLFIKRGIDLFSGLIGLVVMVIAFILFAPIIYLQSPGPIFFTQERVGKNGRRFRIYKFRSMYMDAEERKKELMDQNKMKGFMFKMDNDPRITPIGRVLRSTSIDELPQFINILKGDMSLVGTRPPTVDEYESYKMHHKKRLATKPGLTGMWQVSGRSDITDFEEVVELDTEYIKNWSLGLELQIIYRTVGVVLGKVGSV, from the coding sequence ATGTATATAAAAGCCAAAAGTAACTGGTTTAAATATGCAAGATTTATAATGGTGGATATATTAAACTTGGAAATAGCCTTTACATGCGCCTATTTATTGCGATTTGGTTATAGCCATCCTAGTACAGAGTCTGTTTATGAAGGTTTAGCATTAACCCTTCCGGCCATACATATATTTATTGTTTTTTTTACAGAGGAGTATACTACTGTACTTAAAAGGGGCTACCTAAAAGAGTTTAAAGCAGTTTTAAAATATCACTTCCTATTAATCGCCATAATGCTTTTTTATATGTTTATAACAAAACAATCCGATGATTATTCCCGCATTATGATTGTTATCTTTTTAGAGTTAAGCTGCGTTTTTGTATATCTGGGGAGAATTCTGGTAAAACAATACTTACTAAAGACTAATGTGCATAACAAAAACAGTTGTTTTATGCTTGTTTTAACCAACCAATGCCTTTTAAACAGTACTATTGAACACCTTCAAACGTTAAAATACAAGGGATATGTTATAAGAGGTATCGCAATTTTAGATGCAGATATGATTGATCAAGAGGTTCAGGGAATTGGGATTGTCGCAAACAATGAAAATGTCCTGGATTATATAAGGACAAACACCGTGGATGAGGTGTTTATAAATGTTTCCCAAAATGAAAAAATAGATCAGTTAACAAACGCTATCACCCAAATGGGTACCACTTTACATATTAATATAGCATGGGTATCAAAAGAACTGCCAAACCGAATGGTTCAGGAAATCGGAGATTTTACAGTGATAACCAGCAGTATAAAAGTAGCCACGCCACGGCAGCTATTTATAAAAAGAGGAATAGATTTATTCAGCGGGTTGATAGGGCTTGTGGTTATGGTCATAGCATTTATTCTATTTGCACCAATTATATACCTTCAGTCACCGGGGCCTATATTTTTTACTCAGGAAAGAGTGGGAAAGAATGGGAGACGCTTCCGAATCTATAAGTTCAGATCTATGTATATGGATGCAGAGGAACGAAAAAAGGAATTGATGGATCAAAACAAGATGAAGGGGTTCATGTTTAAAATGGATAACGATCCGAGGATAACTCCTATTGGAAGAGTTCTCAGGTCTACAAGTATTGATGAACTTCCCCAATTTATAAATATATTAAAGGGTGACATGTCTCTAGTTGGGACAAGGCCACCGACAGTGGATGAATATGAAAGCTATAAAATGCATCATAAAAAGAGATTGGCTACTAAGCCTGGTCTCACAGGAATGTGGCAGGTAAGTGGCAGAAGCGACATAACTGACTTTGAAGAAGTGGTTGAACTTGACACCGAGTACATAAAGAACTGGTCATTGGGATTGGAACTGCAAATCATATATCGGACAGTGGGTGTTGTGCTTGGGAAAGTTGGATCTGTGTAG
- a CDS encoding YveK family protein encodes MKGHFIEDEQRNVAGQYPYYHEDEDEISLKELMLVLIKGKKIIAVVTALAVAVTLIGSVLISNINIGTKGEVQTAVRLYFDGIEKGMTPDGLPYDSNEIKAAEVLEKAMSDMSINNKPSASDVAECITLTAVIPDEAAETLQNISDLKTEDLKLEKLESLEIHPDTYILSFDVKNKLGLSLEEGRELLDNVILEYKNQLMQKYSDYSVLADTFAGDFSVDKYDYIQATDLMNEQIQIMEQYTKNCITDDNFTSQVTGMSKANILNALEAVRDVNIELLYTKIAVSYATKNAAKSVAIYEKLAEDKQREYSKSNEEASSLYALITNFKVPEQTLVINNSTGGAFSLKKQNAQYDSMVTRYTVAAGRATTALADSNYYAAEAERFRNSDTFSGADSQEAKEIVKLLDLTKKNVTQNMKVINKTVKDYYNEKAYKKYAEQLIPTQSYDKDNGMNLPLNLAIALAAGLILGVLIVLFKEYLKTEEEGGSNHED; translated from the coding sequence ATGAAAGGACATTTTATAGAAGACGAGCAACGAAATGTGGCTGGGCAATATCCGTATTATCACGAAGATGAAGATGAAATATCGCTGAAGGAATTAATGTTAGTTCTTATTAAAGGAAAGAAAATCATAGCTGTGGTTACTGCCTTGGCAGTAGCTGTTACCCTGATTGGCTCCGTATTGATATCAAATATCAACATAGGAACAAAGGGGGAAGTACAGACAGCGGTGAGATTGTATTTTGATGGTATTGAAAAAGGAATGACACCAGACGGGCTGCCTTATGATTCAAATGAAATAAAGGCTGCTGAAGTATTAGAAAAAGCTATGTCAGACATGTCAATAAATAACAAACCTTCGGCTTCGGATGTGGCAGAATGTATCACGCTTACTGCAGTGATTCCAGATGAAGCAGCAGAAACTCTTCAAAACATCAGCGATTTAAAAACTGAAGATCTGAAGCTTGAGAAGCTGGAAAGTCTTGAGATTCATCCCGATACTTACATATTATCTTTTGATGTTAAAAATAAATTAGGGTTATCATTGGAGGAAGGGCGAGAACTTTTAGACAATGTGATTCTGGAATATAAAAATCAGTTGATGCAGAAATATTCCGATTATAGTGTCCTGGCGGATACCTTTGCAGGAGATTTTTCTGTGGACAAATATGATTACATACAGGCAACGGATTTGATGAATGAACAGATTCAGATTATGGAACAGTATACGAAGAATTGTATAACGGATGATAATTTTACCTCACAGGTTACAGGCATGTCAAAGGCCAATATACTGAATGCTCTGGAAGCAGTGAGAGATGTGAATATCGAATTGCTTTATACTAAGATTGCTGTATCTTATGCAACTAAAAATGCGGCAAAAAGTGTAGCTATATATGAGAAGCTGGCGGAAGACAAGCAAAGAGAATATAGCAAGAGCAACGAAGAAGCCAGTTCATTATATGCCCTGATAACAAACTTTAAAGTTCCTGAGCAGACTTTGGTTATCAATAACAGTACAGGGGGAGCTTTTTCACTTAAAAAGCAGAATGCCCAGTATGACAGTATGGTGACAAGATATACAGTTGCAGCTGGCAGAGCTACTACAGCTTTAGCAGATTCAAACTATTATGCTGCAGAAGCAGAAAGGTTCAGAAATTCTGATACTTTTTCAGGGGCTGATAGTCAAGAGGCAAAAGAAATCGTAAAACTACTTGATTTAACAAAGAAAAACGTAACACAGAACATGAAGGTAATTAATAAAACAGTAAAGGACTATTATAACGAAAAGGCTTACAAAAAGTATGCAGAACAGCTTATTCCAACCCAGAGCTACGATAAGGACAACGGTATGAACCTTCCTTTAAATTTAGCCATCGCTCTTGCAGCTGGTCTGATTCTAGGTGTTTTAATTGTACTATTTAAAGAGTATCTGAAAACAGAAGAAGAAGGAGGTAGTAACCATGAAGATTAG